CGCGCACGCGCGCTGGCGGTGCGCGCCTACGACCCCGATTTGGCGGACAGCACCAATCCCGACCTCGCCCATCTAGGCGTCCAGTCTGATGGATTGATGGTGAAGGATCTCACGGCATTGCTGGAATGGGCCGACGTGGTGGTGATGGGCAAGCGGATGGCGTTGGGACCGGAGGCGATCGCTCGCTTGGCCACCAAGCCGACGGTTATCGATCTGGCTGACGCCGGCTTGCCGCTAGCCGCGCTGGCCAATTGCCAGGGCTTGTGTTGGTAAAGAACCGCGGTGGGGGCCTATGGACGCGCCCCGCGGGCGGGTATAATCGTCTAATGGATTGGACCCATGCGCGCGAGCGGATGGTGGTCGAGCAACTTCAGCGCCGCGGTATTCGCGACCGCCGCGTCTTGCAAGCAATGGCGCGCACTCCGCGCGACCGCTTCGTGCAGCCCCAGGACGCCGAACGCGCGTACGAGGACAGCCCCCTGCCGATCGGCGCGCAGCAGACCATTTCACAACCCTACATGGTCGCGCTCATGAGCGAGATCGCCGAGCTGGATGAAAACGCCAGGGTGCTGGAAATCGGCACCGGCAGCGGCTATCAGAGCGCTATCCTGAGCCAGCTCGCGCGCGAGGTTTACACCGTCGAGCGCATCGCCCAATTGCACAGCCGCGCGCTCGCAACGCTTAACGAAATGGGACTCACGAATTGCCACTTTCGTCTGGGTGACGGCGCCGAAGGCTGGCCCGAAGAGGCTCCCTTTGACGTTATCATCGTGACCGCCGCGATGTCGTCGATTCCGCGCCCATTGCTTTCCCAGCTTACTCCCGACGGCTGCCTGATAGCCCCGGTGGGCGAAGAAGAATTGCAGACCTTGGTGCGAGTGGAACGCGAGGGCGAACATTGGCGCGAAGAATATTTCGGCGAATGTCGATTCGTGCCTTTAGTAGGGAAATACGGCTTCCAAACTTAGAAGACGGACGCCGGCGGAGGCTTTCCCGCTCAAGCGCCGGAGCCACGCTTGGCAAAGTGCCGGCGGGAAGGTGACACAAAGGAACAGTCGCCGCACACCCTCCTCCTTTTCTCCAGCGCGAGGGAGGCGAATTAGAAGCGGACGGCGTGCTTTTTTTATGAATTAGCGAACCTCGCAACCGCGCGGCCGCTTGACCTTCCAGAGTAGCGGCTGGCGAGGCGGATGATAGAGGTGGTTGTGGTGGGTGGGGCGAAGCTGAACTGGCATACCGGGCTCGCGTTGAGCGCGCTGTTGGTCGCCGTAGCGACCTGCAGTTGTGCCACCCGTCACCCCGCCCCTTACTCCTACGCCACGCCAAGCGCGCGCCCGCACCTGGCCTGGCCGGTCCCAAATGGCACCTTTTCCTCGGGCTTCGGCCTGCGCCATGGAGTGATGCACGAGGGCATCGACATCGCCGCGCCCAGCGGCAGCCCGGTTGAGGCGGCCGCCGCCGGCCAGGTGATTTTCGTGGGACGCCTGCGTGGCTATGGCAAGGTCATTATCGTGGCCCATCGCGACCATTACGCTACCGTATATGCGCACAACTCCGTCGATCTGGTCGAGCGCGGACAATGGGTGGCGCGCGGTCAGATGATTGGGCGAGTGGGACGCACCGGCCATACCACCGGTGCCAATTTGCATTTCGAAGTGCGCCACAACAATGTGGCTACCAATCCATTGGCCTATCTCTCGCCGCCCCGAACCGAGCCCACCCGGCTCGCGCGCCGACTCGGCTTTTAGTAAGGATCGCCTTCTAGTATCTTGGCGGGACGAGTCTGCTTTGCACAAAAAGGTGAACTTGGATTTATGACGAGCCAACAACTTCACAGCTTGGTACGCGATATCCCAGACTTTCCCAAGCCCGGAATAGTTTTCAAGGACTTAACACCGCTGTGGGCCGATCCACGCGCACTGGCGGCAATCGTGGACCAGCTGGCCGAGCCCTTTTTAGGCAAGGTCGATAGCGTAGTCGGCATCGAATCGCGCGGCTTCATCATGGGAGCGCCGGTGGCCTATCGGCTGGGCGTCGGACTGGTAATCGCGCGTAAACCGGGCAAGCTGCCCTATCAGTGCATATCGCAGGAGTACCAGCTTGAATACGGCACCGACAAGCTGGAGATGCACAGCGACGGCATCATCGCCGGTCGCCGGATCCTGATCGTCGACGATCTGCTGGCCACCGGGGGAACGGCAAAAGCGGCGGTGGGCTTGGTCGAGCAACTGCACGGCGAGGTGATTGGGTGCGCCTTCGTAATCGAGTTGAACGTGCTTAAGGGGCGAGAGTTATTGGCTCCGATCCGATGCCATTCGCTGCTCCAATATGACTGATCCACGAGGGTGGCCGCGACCGGCCGCGGCATGCGAGCTACCGCCCTGAAGCGGATCTAGTGCAGTGGACGCCAATCGCGCGGATTCTCGTCGGCTGACCATCATCTTGCTGGTGACGCTGAGTTATTTCGTCATCGAGCTGGTTGGCGCCTACTTTACCAACAGCTTGGCCTTGCTGACCGACGCGGTACATCTGCTGACCGACATCGGAGCGATCGGGCTTAGTTTGCTCACCCTGCGGATCGCTGCCCGTCCGCCCGGCGCGGGCAAGACCTTCGGCTACCTGCGCGCGGAGATCCTAGGTGCGGTAGCCAACGGCCTGTTTTTGTGGCTGCTGGTGGCTTTTCTGCTGGTCGAGGCGGTCCATCGCCTACGTGTGCCCGAGCACGCCCGGGGAGCCGGAATGATGGCGGTAGCGGCGATCGGGGTGGGGGTCAACTCGCTGGCCGCCGCCCTCAGCAATCAGCACACGGAACGCGGGCACGGCATGGCGCTGCGAGCGGTCTTCGTCCACGTGATTTCCGACCTGATGGGTTCGCTCGGCGTATTGGCGGGCGGCGCATTGATTTACTTTCTGCATTGGCAAGCGGCCGACCCGATCGTCAGCTTGGCTATTGGAATCCTCATCCTAGTTAATTCGTGGGGCCTTATTCGCGAAGGGGTGGACATCCTGATGGAAGCGGTCCCGGCCCACGTCGACGTCGAGGAGATTCGCCACGAACTGTTGCTGGTGGCGGGCACCAAAGAGGTCCACGACTTGCACGTATGGTGCCTGACCGCGCGCGAATTCGCCCTATCTGCGCACGCGGTGGTGATGGAGCAAGCCGATTCCGATCGTGTGCTGTCGGATATGTCGCACGTTCTGGAACGTTTCGAGATCCGTCATATGACGGTCCAGTTGGAGCGCGATAGTCGGCGCTCTCGCGAACCGCACTACTAAGGACATCGTCTGCTCATGACACCTCTGCCGTCGGCGTCCTAAACCCCAGTGCTTGTGCTCGTCCCGCCATCGTGGGGATTCGTCCCTGCCCCGCTTGGCGACGCTCGCGCTGGCTTAGAATGCTTTCACAAGCCGTCGCTATCCGGTTAAGGACGTCCCCAGATTAAACCAGAGG
This window of the Candidatus Binataceae bacterium genome carries:
- a CDS encoding protein-L-isoaspartate(D-aspartate) O-methyltransferase, which encodes MDWTHARERMVVEQLQRRGIRDRRVLQAMARTPRDRFVQPQDAERAYEDSPLPIGAQQTISQPYMVALMSEIAELDENARVLEIGTGSGYQSAILSQLAREVYTVERIAQLHSRALATLNEMGLTNCHFRLGDGAEGWPEEAPFDVIIVTAAMSSIPRPLLSQLTPDGCLIAPVGEEELQTLVRVEREGEHWREEYFGECRFVPLVGKYGFQT
- a CDS encoding cation diffusion facilitator family transporter; the protein is MDANRADSRRLTIILLVTLSYFVIELVGAYFTNSLALLTDAVHLLTDIGAIGLSLLTLRIAARPPGAGKTFGYLRAEILGAVANGLFLWLLVAFLLVEAVHRLRVPEHARGAGMMAVAAIGVGVNSLAAALSNQHTERGHGMALRAVFVHVISDLMGSLGVLAGGALIYFLHWQAADPIVSLAIGILILVNSWGLIREGVDILMEAVPAHVDVEEIRHELLLVAGTKEVHDLHVWCLTAREFALSAHAVVMEQADSDRVLSDMSHVLERFEIRHMTVQLERDSRRSREPHY
- a CDS encoding M23 family metallopeptidase; the protein is MIEVVVVGGAKLNWHTGLALSALLVAVATCSCATRHPAPYSYATPSARPHLAWPVPNGTFSSGFGLRHGVMHEGIDIAAPSGSPVEAAAAGQVIFVGRLRGYGKVIIVAHRDHYATVYAHNSVDLVERGQWVARGQMIGRVGRTGHTTGANLHFEVRHNNVATNPLAYLSPPRTEPTRLARRLGF
- a CDS encoding adenine phosphoribosyltransferase, coding for MTSQQLHSLVRDIPDFPKPGIVFKDLTPLWADPRALAAIVDQLAEPFLGKVDSVVGIESRGFIMGAPVAYRLGVGLVIARKPGKLPYQCISQEYQLEYGTDKLEMHSDGIIAGRRILIVDDLLATGGTAKAAVGLVEQLHGEVIGCAFVIELNVLKGRELLAPIRCHSLLQYD